AATTGATGTAGGCAAACCAACTAATGTGAAGAATTTAATTAAAGCTTTGACTACCGTTGCTGCCTTAATATTTCTAAGTGGGACTGCTTCGGGAAAACGCGTAGAGCAGCACATAATAGTAAGGAGATATTGATTTCCGGACTTTGTTTTTGGCAATGGACCAACGCAATCTATCATAACTTTGCTGAATGGTTCCCCAAAAGCGGGTATTGGCTTAAGCGGTGCTACCGGAATTTTCTTATTTGGCTTTCCCACAACCTGGCATATGTGGCACAAACGGCAATAGCGTGATACTTCCTTTTTAAGAGATGGCCACCAGAAATGTTGAATAATTTTATCATGTGTTTTTCTAACACCCAAGTGCCCTGACATAGAGTTGTCATGGGCTATGCCTATTACATCGTCGTGATAGACTTTCGGGACTACAATTTGATGTACCACAGCCCACACATCATGTACCTGTGCATGACGTGGCCTCCATTTTCTCATAACAACGTTATTTTCTTTATAGAAGCAGACCGGTAGTTTTGCCGCCTCCTCCTTAGGTAACACCCTAGACCCCAATTTCTGTATAAATGAATCATCTTCTTGTTCCTTGATCAACATTTCTGTACTTAAAGGCTCTCTTTTTCTACTTTTGGGTTCACCTGACCCTACATTTAAGGAAGTGTCGCACTTTGTCTTTTTGATATCTTCACCTGGGTTATAAAATTCTAGATTTGACATGAATGTCCCCTCTAAATCTAATCCATCGTTATCGGACATTCTATCTTCAATTTTCTGTGTCATTGCACGTGTTACAGCGCAGGCGGGGTATTCCCAATCATTGTCGGGCGTACCAGTTTCACATAGCACATTAGACTCTTGTAGTGTGCGAGTTAAATTATCGTTAATCATTAATTCAGGTAACACCCTACCGCCAGCCAAATCATTACCCAAAAGCATATCAATACCCTTTACTGGAAGCTCCGGTACAACACCTATTATCGCTTCCCCTTTAACTAATTCAGAATCAATTATTACTTTGTGTAACGGGACATTAATAACATTCATCCCCACACCTCGAATTAACGCGGTCATACTCGTAGAACTACTTTTACCGAAAGAAAGAGCTCCTTCCAACATCATAGATTGGGCACAGCATGTATCTCGCATGACCCTAATGCGTTTAAAGCAATCATCACCTTTTAGCGATACCCGTGCCTCTGACATAAATGGTGCAAAATTTTCATTAGTTTTATTACATTCAATTTGCTTATTTACTTTTGAAATGTTGTTGGTGTCCCCTTTTAATGTAGCACATCCTACTGGAAGAGAAGATTTGTTACTTGAGTTACGTTTGAGAAAATAACATTGAGACATAACATGTCCTGGTTTTTTGCAATGGTAACATGTTAATACCTTAGGCTTATCCCAACGCTTACTCTTAAACGGACTCTGTCTCTTAGTATCAGATACCCGTTTGTAATCACGTGGTTTATCCTCATGGTTAGGATTATTTATGTTTATCGCACTTAATTTATGAGTCAATGCATAGTCATCGGCATATACTGCTGCGTCTTTCAATGTATCAATTTTACGTTCATCAAGGtgaattttaatatcaacatGAATGCACCTTTTAAATTCTTCTATTAACAtcatttgctttaaattatcatAATTCACTTCTACATCTTTAGAACTAACCCATCTATCAAACATTTGCTCTTTAACTCTGGCAAACTCCACATGCGTTTGTTCACACTGTATCCTCGCATCTCTAAATCTTTGTCGATAAGCTTCTGGCACAAGTTCGTAAGCACTGAGCACTGCTTTCTTCACTATTTCATAATCACTACATTCATGAAGGGGTAGAGCCGAATAAATTTCACGTGCTTTCCCTATGAAAACACTCTGTAACAGAAGGGTCCACTTTTCTGTCGGCCACTTCATACTGTACGCAATTTTTTCAAAGTGTTGAAAATATTTATCAACTTCGGTTTCCTGAAATTTTGGAACAAGCCTAATGTGTTTAGACGCATCGAAAGCATCAGGCGCACTAGCAACATTTACTTTtccttctctctctctctcaataATGTCTCTTTCAATTTGGTACTGCAATTTCGCAAGCTCTAACTCTACATCTGCTTTTTGCTTTGCCCTCTCCATTTCCATTTCCATCATCATTCTCTCTTTATCAATTTCCATCTTAGCCATTTGTAACTCTAATTCTTTCAATTTTACAGCTTCACTCTCTACTTCCTCAACCACAATCACTTCCTTTAAACATGATTCTTCTAAGTATTCTTCTCTTACAAGGgtttcaattaatttatttttaacaactTGTTTTCTCGTAGACTGTTTTAAATGCAGATCAAAATACCTTCCCAACGCCAACAAATCTGGCTTTTTTAACGTATTAAATTTTTCCCAGGAAACACACTCTGCAAGGTATTTTTCAGCCTCAAACTCCATTATAAAcaaatggttaaaaaaaattacaatagtgTAGTAGTGATTGTTTGTTCCAAACCCCGAGTGAGTCCGATAACTCCGGTGTTCCCGGACGAGCCCCCAATTTCTGTTACGACCACTTTTGGCCTAGGCCGAAATACCTAAATAAATAGCAACAACGAGGCTTGGAACAGACAATAGTCGACACTCAGAGTATTATGCAAAGAGCACGAGCTCTATTTATTTCCTTTCACGAAgcacaaaatacataacaacacaattatagaTACGTATGATACCGAGTGGTTGGTTTGCCTGGCCATCTGTACACATCACAACCTTCTTATTCTTATCGTCCTGCCTTGCTTCCAGTATCAAGCACAGTTCTAACCGCAAGCGTCCTTAGCTGGCCCTGTCTCCTGAGTGACTCCCTTCTTTGTATCCCACACCCAGCACAGCTTTCCAAAATACCGCGCACCACCATGCTCCATTCTGATTCGTCCACTTGACCACCGACGACTTGATTCATTTGCATGCGACATGTGACACCTGACTCTCGTCACAcgtaacaatatttattattaagaaAATATCCTTTAAGATTGGAAAAATCACCGGTATACTTTAAAAGAAAACAAGACAAAATAATTCACATTGGGCCAAACACTTCTTGGGACAAACTGCCTACGTGTTAGGCAAGTTGGTTCTAGGTATAACCCAATTTGACTTTCCTGCATACATTATCACATAAATGCTGGATGATATAGAGTGAGCTCATCTAATTCATGatgaattgttattttataggCCAATTTCAGGACAAGGAGATGCTGGTTGAGAATGAAAGCATCCGAGTTAATGAAGATTTCGAAGTTCATGCCACACTTAAAGTAGAATCTCGTCAAGTAACCGTTACTAAACAGTATCGCATGGTACCTGCGCTTGCACAAAAACAACCATGTTGGTTTGCAGGCGACAACGCAGCCGGTTTGATTGACGGCCATCATACTGACTACttgcaaaaacaaatatagtttTGTAGATATTGTTCATTACCtttcaataattgttaaacatCGTATaactgtattaataaataagttttCGCAGGACCTCGTAAACGTTAACTTTAACTATATTTCTCATCATGCAACGCGCAAGCTGTCCGCTTACTTTGTAAACAAATCGATCTGCGCGTGCGCATGCATTACAACAACCTTTTGTTACGTACGTCAATAACCTTATTTCTGAAAAAATAGCGTCAATGAAAAACGTTAACCGAAGGGTATCGAAACATGAAATAATCATTCAATTTCTGCAAAATGGTTAAGAAAACAATGgtaaatttaaagtttttaattaAACCAAATAATACGAATTGTTCATCGAATTTCCTATTTGTCAGCCAGTATTCATCTTTAAacaagcctagctaggcctagtatctAGGCACAAGATATTCCATGATTTGTTCGCGACACATGCGTTCCGTTCTACATTTCTCGTCGAagcgaaataaaaaaaaatagtacgTTGCGCAACTTTTGGCTGAACTACGTttttatgcaaatgagtagaGTGTTGACGACATCCGTTAAAGTTACCGTTTACATGCTCATGCGAAAACTCCATTATATCTCATCTTTGTCTTTATCAAACAAATGATGATGTTGCAACTTTTGAAAATTATGACCAGTACATATAACTTAAACACAAACATGTCTGTTGCTTCTttagtattaaataaatagtgccttgagcacttttagtggatatgtgcgaATTAGACAATTCTGATGCCTAAAGACTAAATAAAttcaatatgttttaaaacattaacaaatataCCTAAACCAATATCTAACATGAATCTTACAAATGTTATCAATTACATAAAAGTATGCATTTTGACGTTGAACACATTGTCACATAATATGTGACAATTATAGTCTATTTTGAtcaataaaattgataataGTAAACAttatgtgtgtgtttttttttaaactaaatattatattattttaataaaaaagcatCCTTATTATTACAGTGAGCAGTGCAAGTGTTtttttctaaactttctattatttaaaagtcgaagatagccaggtctcgggtccattctattgtcgccacagattgatatcttcatcagtacttctatgaatggatgattagctgggaacacgaacgctagttgatcatacccagtaccgttttgatcatACGATTAATcggggaaaccacctcacgacctTTTTTTCCTAATCGCTCAAAGTAgtttacaataaacattgacTTTTCTTTCAGCAAGTTTCAACATGTATTCAATTTACCACTTTACAATTACATCAACACATTTCCCAATCTCTCAAGGcagcttttttttaatattttgtacaatttttataaatacaaaaatattttacagtgtaacatttgtaaaatgtttattacAATGAAACTGACTTAATTTATAAGTAACTTATCATCTTCGGAGGtggaattaaagaaattagaaatTCGGATCAGATACATATTTAGGTAAACTGTTACTGGACGGAACCGAAAGATTACTGGACGGTACCGAAAGAGGCTTAAAACaatttaagagccattgtctgtaagaatcaaagaaatatcaaaaagagtggcagactcaaaaaaatggatttctttcaaattttgcacatggctatatatgtgttgagagaaatcaaatatgaagtattttttatttcacacgtatatttccatggcaacggccaaatttgtgtttttgacaaattttgtacttttttaaggttttttaaaatggatattggtactactttgatgaacgatatttttgtgttgttcatttaattttaaaaaataattagtgtatggataataacaatgcattgtgtacctgtttcaaatgtttttattttgttttatttcatactttgggagataccatttatttaaaaaggggtgtttttcactttttttaaattgttcaatgcaactaaactttacttcaccataacgcccaaagtggtgtatttttgtagctgatttattacaaataggtagttctaatgtttaataattgatttctcaaataaaatactggggtaaatttaaaatctacaagcagtgttgcgagaaacataggcatttttataaaaaaaaaaacatggtatattagtaaaaacattttattttctttgattatttgatttgatcattggtcagaaaaattcttaatgttttatatagttctagttgtgttgtgagaaaaaaaattaatttttaattatagattctgtaattcccagttaTAATGTcgttttataggttatatcctctggaaatttgaataaattatcagatcattgtgaattttaatatttgcaacagattactcctcacttattttgaagctcctctttcatttgtttacttcttttatttgctaacctaagcagatccaacatgcccatccaccaccactttcgactaccacccctcaaccccccccccaccccgactataaccacaaaaagataaactgcaacactttggtcgatcatccactatagagtgtcaaatgcatgcattcaagcaccacccacactgccgctactttcgccccaatgaatagacggattcaaactcctccacCCCACCCCCTCTccctttctccaagcccccacccaccccaagttaaaaattgcaatgcaaaagataggacataaagttaagtttttagacctcgccttcaaccccctaactatttaaaagtcctggatccaccactttcccctccccaaaatagaaccaatcaaaagtcaatgatatactcaggtatgttaatgctacataacaaatattgaagccctgatttgaaatttcatttcatttaaggtcagcatgtaaaatatcacactttattattaaatattggttttaaattctatattttttttactgtgatggttggattcagtattaattattaattaataattatctgataattatttaattttccttagttatgcatagcaacagttactatggtaactaaaaatgagatattctttagattttgcatatttatctcatacaaatttaaatttgtagattattagcaggcatgccttatttgcattttcaaattaccgtttcacaaggtcatattcgtaagcactttcttctgtgattatttttattcatgaaaaccccatatatttacagcggccacctcccttaacggacgcagtttgaaaagcctgtttgttcttcctatctaattagtgcatttggtgcttaccgtaagcagctgcgggcacctttttatactaaaaatgagattttttgtaagcggccaatcgaaaaatgtgatacttattgcatggacctatgaattagaggtgcatgtttattgtatttcttcatttattagCTTtgttttgaagaggttttaaaaacattactgtgaagagatgagaaaactacacagattttgaccgaccatttttcatatgataaaagtttttaaaatttgtctgaaaatgctaaaaaatactaaaccacctgattataaataataataggcctacaattagctggaaaattgagaggctcgtttcgttaagaatatcgtatatagccataataagtgattttggcccttttccaggtcccgaggtggcaactgtattttaaaaaacatttatccTTAGTTAggcatagaaacaggttctaagataacataaataatacattttgacataacttgatccaacaaatgaccctttcacaaggtcagacattttctgggattcagtagataagtaaatttggaaaaaagtagtaaagctatgtaatcaattgtttggagtcatgaaaccccatattaaaaatattgtacttagttacgtatagaaacagttgctacaatacactataggtaaaatgttgatgtcatttgacctcaatatgtaaaatattttttttttcatgaaacttcatatttaatttgttttaaaaatatcatttgttacgtaaacaggtttacgataacactaaaggtaattttttttacctttattcagattcgtcaagactttctttctgagattattaggattcagtatttaaagtaaatttggcaaaaagtagaaatggaaactatgtagaaaaaatgttttgtatttatgaaaaaccccttattttttttaaattttcgcatagaaacagttactatggtaaaatgttgacctcaaaatgaatgaatttacaaggtcaagtttgtcattaatggaatgcagtagaagtaaaattgagaaaaattacaaatgcaatcaattctttgtatttataaaaacgccattttttacgttttttaaaaattactttccttagttacacatagaaatggttgctaaggtaacactataggtaaaatatgaaaattgttgagaattgttatgaactatcttgtaaattttgatcaaacattaatagttgtagtaaagtggggacctgtcctgttttgcattctgacccctgttgacctcaaatgacctatttacaaggtcagattttttgggaggtctttctgtatctctttacacaaaatagatttaaaaatttataaaaaccattgacgcaattatttccaagtttaacattattttccatcaactaaatatttcaatgcaaaatactgtttttctggcaattaattgaaataaacctggcaacacattctactattttatctaaactattcgtatgactctagtagcattatgacaagccacatatacattttattatttgattagccatatttaaattgtgtttcatgtgttttgtttgttgatattttgttatattttttgtattttttgtattttcctggcaacacaaaacctatgtacgaaatttaccccagtgtttttttcgtgattattgttgacaaacctattgactatcaaattcaAAAAcctcatttatttaaaaacaccactttggaagttataggtacgtttatgaggtatacttttataaaaaaaaaaattttctttttaaaataatggtatcaaccaaacttaattttgtaatttattttttttctacattaaatggaactcaatacatgttgtttacactgctataaacaaaaactgtatactgaaagtattttttgttaaaataagtatacactattttcactatagaaaatctgtgaaaaatggcaaaaacatcaaaatttggataattgaccgttgtcatggcaacggaggctaaacattaaaatgaatgttgtagatatgcttttattgaaatgtctattcatggtaaaaatttgagagaaatccatttttttacatctgccaccaaatctttgatttttacagacaatggctcttaattgTTTGATGGGATATTACAATGATTTCAAGGTCCTTGTTTTTTGTGTAAATTGCTCAAATGatcaattaatttgaaatagCTTGACACAGGTGGAACTATTCTGGCTTAGCCGGGGAAGATGGCATGTTCCTACTAAATGGGAAGTAgtttatactgtatgtttacaAATTACTAGTAGTTCAATAGAGGAGAATATTTGGCCATACACTTTACAAAtgttacataaataaatattttttctgtaCATTAATCATATTTCACTTCTACTCtggtttttatttgaatttatatttgCTTAATTAGGCAATACTATAGAACGCCTTACTTTGATTTATCGGTTTTGTTTATagttttcaaatttgttaaagGAGGTtataatttaaagtttttttctTTCAACTTAAATAATCTTCTTTCGTACAattgcatatttatttatactttttcaTAACGCTTAATTTACTTTTTGGTATTACatgcaaaacaaataaaatattacataacaTATCATTATATATGTTCTTAAACttaagttattattattgtagaaaACAAATTCGATTCTTCCTGTctattttataaaaaagaaacaatcttttaatgttgtaaattgTGAAaacagtaaagatgtacattaTTTCTACACAACTGGATAATTAATAGCACTCATATCTCATTCTTATATACATACACTTCAAACGAATATAGAGATATTAATTACCAGTGTGAAGTATCTTTTTTTAGAATAGACATTCGTTTATTGttgttttgacgtcatcatggaTCATGCCGCATGGGGAGAAAATAAGTCACAAACGTGTTCGTTACATGACGACATTAACTAGGTTAATTTCTTGGTTGAACGTGTTAAGTCACCGATGTCAATCGAGTAGTATAACTAGTATTAACATGTTTATAGTTTCAAGAATTCAAATAAAGCCACATATAATCACTAGCTATAATTGTAGTAATgatttcaatacaattattttctgTTCAGTGACATTTCTACATTAAAGCTTGGTCCCAAAAACGACGGAATACAAGAACATAAAAGTGACACAAGCAGCTTGTCCAATTTCATtcagtcataattttttttattttggaatatcaTAACAATGCTCATATCCATAGCAAACGAAGAACATACTCAAAGCTAATGTAAAACCTAAGAAAGCATACTAAAGAGAACTGCAGCTAGTAAAGTACCAATACCATAAGCGAAAGAACATTTGAACTGTGATTGGCAAACTTACTCGCGTCGCGCGAATGTCCTCGCAATGcgatttttaaaatgataaattcaTGTTAGTCCTTTTTTCTCTTCAAAGAAATACTAGCTTGTTGGAGATCAAACCACTAAGGCCAATCGACCTACATTCAAACTTTGTTTGCCTAAACTAATAAATTTAACAGGCTCAACTAGATGCATTAGGCTCTACATACAATCTTAAAAGTGTATGCGATGTATACATATGAGATAATAACTTTATGTGGGTGATGCATATTTACACTAGTGACATCCCCGAACATTGGTGGTGCTGTAGGGTTGTATAGTtgattaattaggcctacttaaataCGAGACTCTGGGTAGAAATTCCTTCATACGAGGTCTAGTCATGTGTCTTCATTTTAGGCctaatgatattgataaacCAGGCATTATTAAttggtaatattattttaaaaattcaatgcATCAACCTTTAAAACACATTTGTATtgacttaaacataata
This DNA window, taken from Antedon mediterranea chromosome 9, ecAntMedi1.1, whole genome shotgun sequence, encodes the following:
- the LOC140059294 gene encoding uncharacterized protein: MEFEAEKYLAECVSWEKFNTLKKPDLLALGRYFDLHLKQSTRKQVVKNKLIETLVREEYLEESCLKEVIVVEEVESEAVKLKELELQMAKMEIDKERMMMEMEMERAKQKADVELELAKLQYQIERDIIEREREGKVNVASAPDAFDASKHIRLVPKFQETEVDKYFQHFEKIAYSMKWPTEKWTLLLQSVFIGKAREIYSALPLHECSDYEIVKKAVLSAYELVPEAYRQRFRDARIQCEQTHVEFARVKEQMFDRWVSSKDVEVNYDNLKQMMLIEEFKRCIHVDIKIHLDERKIDTLKDAAVYADDYALTHKLSAININNPNHEDKPRDYKRVSDTKRQSPFKSKRWDKPKVLTCYHCKKPGHVMSQCYFLKRNSSNKSSLPVGCATLKGDTNNISKVNKQIECNKTNENFAPFMSEARVSLKGDDCFKRIRVMRDTCCAQSMMLEGALSFGKSSSTSMTALIRGVGMNVINVPLHKVIIDSELVKGEAIIGVVPELPVKGIDMLLGNDLAGGRVLPELMINDNLTRTLQESNVLCETGTPDNDWEYPACAVTRAMTQKIEDRMSDNDGLDLEGTFMSNLEFYNPGEDIKKTKCDTSLNVGSGEPKSRKREPLSTEMLIKEQEDDSFIQKLGSRVLPKEEAAKLPVCFYKENNVVMRKWRPRHAQVHDVWAVVHQIVVPKVYHDDVIGIAHDNSMSGHLGVRKTHDKIIQHFWWPSLKKEVSRYCRLCHICQVVGKPNKKIPVAPLKPIPAFGEPFSKVMIDCVGPLPKTKSGNQYLLTIMCCSTRFPEAVPLRNIKAATVVKALIKFFTLVGLPTSIQSDQGTNFKSGLFQQIMLQLGIEQSTSSAYHPESQGAIERFHQTLKNMLRAYCVEFQREWDEGVHLVLFAARESVQETLGFSPFQLVFGHSVRGPLKLLKDKWLQGELNNVNLLDYVCDFRHKLNRATVIAKANLVKAQTKMKTWYDKNAKSRVFKPGDKVLALFPIQGSPMQARFHGPYEIDSKINDLNYVINTPGRRKSRQLCHINMLKEYAEHVSRDVKPNCAAVACNNDGGSHNDLKEKGKEYDLKLSNSDVMNNLQQKLTHLSIEQQSQLSTLVNKWNGIFSDTPSVTNAAIHDIIVGDTQPIKQHPYRVNPIKMKYLYKEIEYMLKNSIIELSKSDWSSPCMLVPKSDGSYRLVADMRAVNRCSKTDSYPIPRIEDLIDKVGNAKFVSKFDLLKGYWQVPLTPRAQEISAFCTPFGLYQYRVMPFGLKNAPATFQRMVNRLVANVEGCEAYVDDLIVYSQTWEQHMQQLNEMFKALSQANLTVNLSKSEFCHATVTYLGHVVGQGRVRPIRAKVESIYRYPAPTNKKSLMRFLGMVGYYRKFCPNFSSVAGPLTELLKKNVKFKWSDICESAFRKIKSMLMCEPILIAPDFKKQFRLYVDACDVGIGSVLMQKNVDGIECPVCYFSRKLSKHQMNYSTIEKECLALLESLTHFDVYLSTTVDPILVFTDHNPLTFIYKMRNKNQRLLRWGLTLQEYNVEIKHVKGKENVIADALSRGV